TGCGTGAGCTTTGGCAAAGTTTGGGCAAACACCAGAAGAACTACAATCCCGAAAAACCTTATACAATTCCGGATTTGAAAGCCGCGCTGGCGCGTTACACCGGCGATGCCGGGTTTGCGAATGAATTTTTCACTCGCTACATCGAAGGCCACGAGGTTCCAGATTACGAAAGTTTACTGGCCAAAGCCGGGTTCCAGCTTCGCAAAGTTCGTCCCGGAAAAATCTGGCTGGATGCTCAAGTTCGCGAACAAGGTGGAACGGTCGTTGTCGGAGGGCCTACGGTGCGCAACGGCCCGCTGTATAAAGCGGGATTGGATCGTGGCGATAAAATTTTGAGTTTCGATGGTCAGCCGGTGTCGAGTTCTTCCGACGTGCAAACGATCCTGGAAAAACACAAACCCGGCGATACCATCTCCATCCAAGCCGATCAGCGCGGCGTCAAGAAAACCACGCAACTGACGTTTGAGGAAGACCCCGCAATCGAAGTCGTCGCGTATGAATCCATCAACAAAGAGGTGACGCCGGAAATGAAAAAGCTGCGCGCCGAATGGCTGGGATCCCAAGTTGGGCGCCAGTAGTGAAATCATGTTTGAAGACAAAAATAGCCTGCCGATTTACCTTCGGCAGGCTATTTTTTCACCTGAAAGGATTCCCGATCACCAGCGCCGATATTGGTTGTAGCCAATGCTGTAGCCGCGGCTAAATCCTTCACGATAAGTCGCGCTTCCGTTTCGGAAGTGTTCGGAATTGTTGGGAGTTGGCCTTCGATGATCACGGGCATCTTCCTGGCCGCGATCTAAACCGTCTCGGTAACCTCTCTGGTATTCGGCACTGTTGTAACCGTAACCATTGTTATAGCCATAATTATTGTAGCCATACCCTGGATACCCATAATTGTAGTAGCCATAGTTACCGTTGTTACGGTAGTACCGGTTTCTTTCGACCCGATCTGGAATGCCATTGCGGTTTATGTCAATTCGTCCGCGGCGAGTTTCAAAACGATCATTGATTCCATCGTGATTTCGATCATTCCGATACTCCCTCCGCTGATCATTGTCATTTCGACGATGTTCTCCACGCCGGCCTTGTGCATATGCGTTAGTGAAAGCGCCAGTACCCAGAAAAAGTCCCCCAGCTATTGCAAGTGACAAAATTCCTTTTTTCAAATTGATCATACTTCCTCCTTTTCAACTCATGATAATTGCAGGTTTCGTGCCATTCAGAGATGAGACTGAACCTATAGTAAACACAAAGGATTAGAGCCTGGCGAAACTTGGATTAGCGGGATATAAACCCCATTCAGAATACAAATTGCTGAAATCGTGTGTGTTCAAGGACAAATTGATATCACGCACAGATAAGCAAATTCAGTTGACCGGTTTACGATGAAAATAACCTTTGTTTTGCCAATGTATTTGAATGCGCCATCAGGTGGATTCAAAGTGGTTTACGAATATGCCAATCGTCTGACTGCGCTCGGCCATCAGGTGGCAATCGTTCATCCCAGAACTCTTGAACCTTCAACAAGCCCCATTGAAGCGATCAAAAAACGGCTTTGGAAATTCAAACAGCGGATGGTAAATCATCCTCTGGTTTCGTGGATTGAGGTGGATACCGGAGTCAATCTGTTGCTCGTGACGGATTTGAGTGAAACCAACATTCCTGACGCAGATGTTGTGATCGCCACGGCCTGCGAAACTGCGTTTCCGGTCGCGACGTTCGCGGCCAGAAACGGGAAGAAGTTTTATCTGGTGCAATCTTACGAAACCTGGAACCAGCCGGAAGAATTCGTTTTGGCAAGCTGGAAATTGCCATTGCACAAAATCGTAATTTCCCGCCACCTGTTTGAAATTGCTTGCGAATTGAGAGAGGGGCATCGAACGACGCGAATTCCCAATGGAATTGATTTGGCCGATTTTCAGTTGCGAACTCCAATCACAAAGCGGGAGTTACGAATCGGAATGCTGGCGCATCCCAACGAAGCGAAAGGAACACGCGATGGAGTGCAGGCGCTGGAAATCATCCGGCGAACTTATTCCCATGTGCAGGTGGTTTTCTTTGGCACGGAGGCTCGACTGAATTTCATTCCGGACTGGATTCGGTACAAACGCCAACCGGCAAAAGACAAGCTGGTTGATCTGTACAATTCCTGCCGAATTTTTCTGAATCCAAGTTGGACGGAAGGCTGGGGACTGACCTCCGCCGAAGCGATGGCTTGCGGCTG
This is a stretch of genomic DNA from Acidobacteriota bacterium. It encodes these proteins:
- a CDS encoding glycosyltransferase family 4 protein; protein product: MKITFVLPMYLNAPSGGFKVVYEYANRLTALGHQVAIVHPRTLEPSTSPIEAIKKRLWKFKQRMVNHPLVSWIEVDTGVNLLLVTDLSETNIPDADVVIATACETAFPVATFAARNGKKFYLVQSYETWNQPEEFVLASWKLPLHKIVISRHLFEIACELREGHRTTRIPNGIDLADFQLRTPITKRELRIGMLAHPNEAKGTRDGVQALEIIRRTYSHVQVVFFGTEARLNFIPDWIRYKRQPAKDKLVDLYNSCRIFLNPSWTEGWGLTSAEAMACGCALVSADNGGVNDFCVNGETGVIVPIKSPELLAEGILKLLANDELRVKLALAGHRNIQQFTWERAATSLFEALSSGLN